The segment TGCCCGTCCTATGGAAAGCTGGTAAACAACATCTATGGTCTTGGTCGTTATAATGGTGGACTAGCGTGGAGCACATATACTTACAATAACTTATATGTTCCAGGGGTCAATAACGTTCGTATTCCGATTTCGTTAGCTAAAATTACATACTCTGCTGATTCCATCGTTCTTTACGATCAGTCACCTGAAACCATTAACGATGGTGACTATGTAATCACCGGCGACGGACCAGGCGGCCAGCATAACGATGGCGCTAGTGCAATACTTGCAGACGGTCACGCTAAACGATATCGAATCGAAGAGCTTAGACCGGGCGGCGCTTTGTTCTGCTATGGTGTCCCCGATCGCAGACAACTCACTATTCCAGGAGCTGCAACGGTAGCTGCTTGTCAACAGTAAACCTATTCCAATAGTGGTTTTTTCTGCTCAGTTTCCTTTGTTCTGAGTAGAGTTTGTAGCATGATTCGAAGTCTTTATTGGCAACGAGTCAAAGCACTAAGCGAAAGTAATTGGCGCGCATCTGAAAAGATGCGCGCCGTTTTGTTTTTTAAAGCTTTGCTACTTCCTAATCACCGCGCTCGTCTGGGTAGACTTAAAGAGTGAAATTTTCAGAGATTATTGGCCATCAAGAAGCGATTGATCAACTGCGCCGCGCTCATAGCGCAGGGCGGATTTCTCATGCGCTTTTATTAGTTGGCCCCCCTTCAGTCGGCAAATCTTCGCTTGCTAATGCTTTGGCTTCAACGCTTCTTTGCGAAAAAGGTGATCAGCTAGGGGATCCCTGCGGCAAGTGCAGCTCGTGTCAGCGTATGGGGGCAAATGGACATCCTGATTTGACGGAGTTGGCTCCTGAGGGCGCGGGTGAGATCATCAGCATAAAAACCCTGAGAGAGCGCGTTTTCAGCACAGCTATCTACGCTCCTGCAATCGCTCCTAAAAAAGTCTTTCTTCTTAATCGAGCCGACCGTTTAGGCTCGGATGCTTCGCACAGCTTGCTTAAAATCCTCGAAGAGCCCCCGCCTTATGTTAATTTTATATTGACATCCGACTCGACTGAGATGATTTTGGGAACTATTCTTTCGAGATGTCGGATTATGCGAGTGGGGACCGTTTCACAAGTCGAGATCGCAAATGCGCTTCATTCTCGCTTTGGAATTGATCCTGAACGGGCAGCGCTTTTTGCTTCTTATGCGGATGGCGCTCCAGGGAAAGCAATCGCTTTAGCTCAAGACCCTGATCAGGCGGATTCGCTGGATGAGTTAGCGCAATTTTGTGAGGATTTAGGGGGGGCATCTGAAGCTCAAGCGTTGAGAATGGCTGAGCGGTTCAGAGAATTAGCTTCTCGTTCAAAGAAATCAGGCGAGGAAGACCGTTCGTCTCGCCTCGCCTTCGTTGTCGCTTTTGATATGCTTGCAGGATGGCTTCGCGATGCAATCGCTCTTTCAGTATCGAGCGATTGCGATATTCCGCTTCGTTACAGCAATCGCGAACCGGCTTTGCGTAAGCTGGCTGTTCGCATGGGTTCAAGTCATCTTCGATATGCCCTTGAATCGGTCTTCGAAATCCGCTCCGCCATCCTAGGTAATGCCAACGCTCAACTCGCCACAGAGTGGCTCTTTTCGAGCATTCTGTCTAAGTAATGATGAGTTTATTTTGATTCTGACATTTTGTGAATGAGGATCAAAGTTGCGCCGTCTTTAATCGATACTTGTACCAATTTTGAGGTTTTATCTTCTGTCAAGTTCCAGGATGCTTGTTGCTCGCCATTAGCGTTCATCTGGATTAGTTGGGCGTTCTTAGGCATCTTGGATTTATAAAACTCAACGACTTTGTCAAAGGAATCGGTTGTTGATAAGCTAATCATAATCATTTCACCCGTTTTGCCATCACCAGAACCGCTGATTTTAGTTGTCTTCTCAGGATTTTGGGCTGCGCCGGGGTAGAAAGGCACTCCGACTTCTTCTTCGGTGACGGTTGCGTTACCCTTAGCTGTAATAGTGCCTCCTTCAGGTGTTGTCACTGTTGTGGTTGTTTCTCCTCCTCCAGTTGTGGAAGTAACTGTCCCACCACCCGGTGTTTTTACTGTTGTCGCTTTCTTGGCGCAGCCAAACATCAATAAAACGGCTACTGCCATCACAAAAATCCCTAAATGTTTTACTCTCATTTCGTCCTCCGTATTTTATTCTTGAGAAATGGTGTCCCTCTCTTCCGCATGGTTGAGTAAGAACTTATCTATTTACCTATACCTGTTTCTGCATCGATTTATACTAATCCTCCTTAATCTTTCATCATAATGTGACCGTCGAATTGAGGCGTTCAGACATTGCGAATGGGGCTACTCCGTGCTATAATACGCTTAGTAGGGTTTTCAAGTTGGATTCAATCGCATATGTCCGTCCTGAGGCGACCATGCGGAGGACATTTAGTTGACGGATTCGGCGCAAGATCATATCGAGCGTGGTCTCGAATTAAAAAATAGTGGACAGTACGACCAGGCGCTGGAAGAGTTCCAGGCAGCCATGGACGATGATCCTGCGTGCGACGAGATTTATCATCAAATCGGTCTTGTCTATTATTTCACCGGCGAGTTCGAAGAAAATGTTGTTTGGCTTGAGAAAGCGGTCGTAATCAATCCAAGCAACTTGAAGGCGCGAATTGATTTAGCTTTGAGTTATATGTCGATATTTGGCGATAACGACAAGGCTCGAGAGCAATTGGAAGAGGTTTTGCGCCAAGACCCATCCCATGAAGAAGCAAATCGTCATATTGTATTCCTCTAAAAGAGTGTGAAAAACATTCCTAATGGCTCGAAACGTTCTTATGCGCTACTTCTAGCCGTTCTTCTTGCGGTTACGGCTTCTCTTTTGCTCTGGAGTCCCATATTCAAGGGTGAAGTGTTTGCTCCCGCAAAACTTCTTTATCATTTCGAGCCATGGAAGCAGTCCGCAGTTGTTGAGCCAATTCCCTGGAATCCTCTTTTATGGGATGGGATCGCGCAATTTTATGTTTGGCGTGATTTTGTATGGCAGACTGAACGCTCCGGTTATGTACCCCTATGGAACCCACATCAGTTTTGTGGCGCTCCGATGCTCGCCAACAGTCAATCAGCCCCACTTTATCCGCCGCATCTTTTGCTGGCGTATTTTTCAACTCCAATTGCTATTACATTGGCCGTGCTTTTCTATTTATGGTGGGCTGGATTTGGGGCTAGTTTGTTGTGCTGGCGGTTGGGGGGCGGGCTTTGGCCTTCGTTATTGGCGGGGATTGTGTTTCAGTTGAGCACTTTTTTTGTTTCCTGGCTGCAATTGCCATCAATCCCTGCTACCGCTTCCTGGTATCCATGGATTGTGCTGGCGACAATAGGGTTGTTCGAATCTCCAACATGGAAACGAATGGCAGCGTTAGGGGCATGTATTGGGCTTATGCTTTTGGCGGGACATTTGCAGTTTGCCTTCTATGGACTACTGCTTTTTGGACTTTTAAGCGCTTATTTGATGCTGGTATACCGCATGTCCGGCAAGTCCCTTCGTTGCTGTGGGCTTTTGATAATTGGGATTATTCTTGGGTTCTTATTGTCGCTGCCACAAGTACTTCCTGCATTGGAACTCAGCCGTCATAGCCACCG is part of the bacterium genome and harbors:
- a CDS encoding DUF1559 domain-containing protein, with the protein product MKVRSLRSKGAFTLIALLVVIAIIVILAAILFPIFAAAREKARSTSCLNNMKQLGGAFHQYTIDWNDRYPLDGQAFSTAVYAGWVCAQQAAGAGCWPVPETPGPKLVGGVEVKIANPARGTIYPYTKNLGIYKCPSYGKLVNNIYGLGRYNGGLAWSTYTYNNLYVPGVNNVRIPISLAKITYSADSIVLYDQSPETINDGDYVITGDGPGGQHNDGASAILADGHAKRYRIEELRPGGALFCYGVPDRRQLTIPGAATVAACQQ
- a CDS encoding AAA family ATPase; translated protein: MKFSEIIGHQEAIDQLRRAHSAGRISHALLLVGPPSVGKSSLANALASTLLCEKGDQLGDPCGKCSSCQRMGANGHPDLTELAPEGAGEIISIKTLRERVFSTAIYAPAIAPKKVFLLNRADRLGSDASHSLLKILEEPPPYVNFILTSDSTEMILGTILSRCRIMRVGTVSQVEIANALHSRFGIDPERAALFASYADGAPGKAIALAQDPDQADSLDELAQFCEDLGGASEAQALRMAERFRELASRSKKSGEEDRSSRLAFVVAFDMLAGWLRDAIALSVSSDCDIPLRYSNREPALRKLAVRMGSSHLRYALESVFEIRSAILGNANAQLATEWLFSSILSK
- a CDS encoding tetratricopeptide repeat protein, translating into MTDSAQDHIERGLELKNSGQYDQALEEFQAAMDDDPACDEIYHQIGLVYYFTGEFEENVVWLEKAVVINPSNLKARIDLALSYMSIFGDNDKAREQLEEVLRQDPSHEEANRHIVFL